A single region of the Streptomyces caelestis genome encodes:
- a CDS encoding ferritin-like domain-containing protein, with product MLSAKSVFQEILANDESFALFCSIAASGESQGGWENARIAALVPESERELAPKITRHGVDEDKHGRIFNALMKKRGLDPVPVPPETDYTMLLEKNGIGLAHEQLGRDERLTVQDIVTYLSHSRVTEQRASEQMELLRKHFADDPDIGRAVRQISHDEDNHLAYCHEELLRFAHAGHGRAIQRTLRACALAEIRIHRDVSLGVMAHMGRILGWSRAKSAVLAAGIHALYAYERLGGWRRMVSLRMPERRDPLGGPASAAPEFA from the coding sequence ATGCTTTCGGCCAAGAGTGTGTTCCAGGAGATCCTCGCCAACGACGAGTCCTTCGCCCTGTTCTGCTCCATCGCCGCGAGCGGCGAGTCCCAGGGCGGCTGGGAGAACGCCCGTATCGCCGCGCTCGTCCCCGAAAGCGAGCGGGAACTCGCTCCCAAGATCACCCGGCACGGCGTCGACGAGGACAAGCACGGCCGGATCTTCAACGCCCTGATGAAGAAGCGCGGCCTCGACCCCGTCCCGGTCCCGCCGGAGACCGACTACACCATGCTCCTGGAGAAGAACGGCATCGGCCTCGCGCACGAGCAGCTGGGGCGCGACGAGCGGCTCACGGTCCAGGACATCGTCACGTACCTCTCGCACAGCAGGGTCACCGAACAGCGCGCCTCCGAGCAGATGGAACTCCTCCGCAAGCACTTCGCCGACGACCCCGACATCGGCCGCGCGGTCAGGCAGATCTCCCACGACGAGGACAACCACCTCGCCTACTGCCACGAGGAACTGCTGCGCTTCGCCCACGCGGGCCACGGCCGGGCCATCCAGCGGACCCTGCGCGCGTGCGCGCTCGCCGAGATCCGGATCCACCGGGACGTCAGCCTCGGGGTCATGGCGCACATGGGCCGCATCCTCGGCTGGTCCAGGGCCAAGTCGGCGGTGCTCGCGGCGGGCATCCACGCGCTGTACGCGTACGAACGGCTGGGCGGCTGGCGCCGGATGGTGTCGCTGAGGATGCCCGAGCGCCGCGACCCCCTCGGCGGACCCGCGTCCGCGGCACCCGAGTTCGCCTGA
- the corA gene encoding magnesium/cobalt transporter CorA: protein MIVDCAIYRDGHRSEGPEDFSDALSEARAAGGFVWIGLHEPTEREFDHVTQEFGLHPLAVEDALKAHQRPKLEVYDDSLFVVLKPVTYEPESDTVSAGEIMIFLGDSFVVTVRHGEGGPLKAVRNRLEHEPDLLGNGPTSVLYAVADAAVDHYLDVATELQADLEGLEAEVFSPDDGGSRNTASRIYNFKRQVLEFRRATGPLALPMSRLAGTAPSGVAVPFVDDRARPFFRDVSDHLTRVNESVENLDRLVSDILSAHLAQMSVRQNDDMRKISAWAAMAAIPTMVAGIYGMNFEHMPELRWEWSYPVLIAVMAVLEVLVFRLFKRRGWL from the coding sequence GTGATCGTCGACTGTGCCATCTACCGCGACGGACACCGGTCGGAAGGGCCGGAGGACTTCTCCGACGCCCTGAGTGAGGCCCGAGCGGCGGGCGGTTTCGTGTGGATCGGGCTGCACGAGCCGACAGAGCGTGAATTCGACCATGTGACCCAGGAGTTCGGGCTGCATCCCCTGGCCGTCGAGGACGCCCTCAAGGCCCATCAGCGGCCCAAGCTGGAGGTGTACGACGACTCGCTCTTCGTGGTGCTCAAGCCGGTGACGTACGAGCCGGAGAGCGACACCGTCTCGGCCGGCGAGATCATGATCTTCCTGGGTGACTCGTTCGTCGTGACCGTCCGGCACGGCGAGGGCGGCCCGCTCAAGGCCGTACGGAACCGGCTGGAGCACGAGCCGGACCTGCTGGGCAACGGACCCACCTCCGTGCTGTACGCGGTCGCCGACGCCGCCGTCGACCACTACCTGGATGTCGCGACCGAGCTGCAGGCCGACCTGGAGGGGCTGGAGGCGGAGGTCTTCTCGCCGGACGACGGGGGTTCGCGGAACACGGCGTCCCGGATCTACAACTTCAAACGGCAGGTCCTGGAGTTCCGCCGGGCGACCGGGCCGCTGGCCCTGCCGATGAGCCGGCTGGCGGGCACGGCGCCGTCCGGCGTGGCGGTGCCGTTCGTGGACGACCGGGCGCGGCCGTTCTTCCGGGACGTGAGCGACCACCTCACGCGCGTGAACGAGTCCGTGGAGAACCTGGACCGGCTGGTGTCGGACATCCTCTCCGCGCATCTGGCGCAGATGAGCGTCCGGCAGAACGACGACATGCGGAAGATCTCCGCGTGGGCGGCCATGGCCGCGATCCCCACGATGGTCGCGGGGATCTACGGCATGAACTTCGAGCACATGCCCGAGCTGCGCTGGGAGTGGTCCTATCCGGTGCTGATCGCGGTGATGGCCGTTCTCGAGGTGCTGGTGTTCCGGCTGTTCAAGCGCCGCGGCTGGTTGTAG
- a CDS encoding ATP-dependent DNA helicase, giving the protein MSTEPETTEDAEPGTPTGGAETEGTQGDAAGSGEVPEGGGTEGDAAGSGEVPAAEGAEGDAAASGEVSEAEAELRAQRAVRERIEQRKAEKKAPIEAGTKLSGKAADLLAAVRAVESGEKPVATVFQDPEPAPRRSAPEPVRRPQPVSAEAAAASTAPAPAAVQAVRQVLGEGGAPEVLAPQVAAALGEGADEQLRADPWQLLRVAGVRPEQADGFARALLGAECGPDDERRGRAVTVWLLEQAALAGHTALEMPALLAALAQRGVPDPDSAVQDAIAEGDALVFQDALEETGAAPAPAGEEDTEEDEERPVRVLAGLERYALAEESLADGLARLVNSVPKQDGSAEDWERVAAAAQGSTGELLRAVAAHGLVLHTGGEASLTEPAALLTAAHTLGLRAWAATHGPIGRTRFAALLGRQTAPGTPSTDAHSPVAHSPVTTVAGLLSGAEGPGRDADGALDLDLLVVLDAPQLDVETAALLTESLPDGARLVLAGDPGVLWSVGPGRVFADLLAARICPQVASRQPDPGPLGELVSGIGIGELNQVEAPGKEVVIVPVRDAGEAVHRTVQLVVDSVPRALGVPAEETRVITPGHGGAVGTRALNAALKERLNPGPGRFGGFDPGDRIVYSPVPGRALPGRVVKADAEGLHLSCEGEAVVVPKERVEQSVRHGWALTAHQAVGSRWPAVVVVLPGDAAQALSRPWVYTAFGRADRHLSVVHGVEQALARAVAEVPAKPRTTRLPVLLAPQISG; this is encoded by the coding sequence GTGAGCACGGAGCCGGAGACCACGGAGGACGCCGAGCCGGGGACGCCGACCGGTGGTGCGGAGACCGAGGGGACCCAGGGGGACGCAGCCGGTTCCGGGGAGGTGCCCGAGGGCGGTGGGACCGAGGGGGACGCAGCCGGTTCCGGGGAGGTGCCCGCGGCCGAGGGGGCCGAAGGGGACGCAGCCGCTTCCGGTGAGGTGTCCGAGGCCGAGGCCGAGCTGCGGGCACAGCGGGCCGTGCGGGAGCGTATCGAGCAGCGCAAGGCCGAGAAGAAGGCGCCGATCGAGGCCGGCACCAAGCTGAGCGGCAAGGCCGCCGATCTGCTCGCGGCCGTACGGGCCGTGGAGAGCGGCGAGAAGCCGGTCGCCACGGTGTTCCAGGACCCCGAGCCCGCCCCCCGGCGCTCCGCCCCGGAGCCGGTACGACGGCCGCAGCCCGTGTCGGCCGAGGCCGCCGCCGCGTCGACGGCTCCCGCGCCGGCGGCGGTGCAGGCCGTACGGCAGGTGCTCGGCGAGGGCGGCGCCCCCGAGGTGCTCGCGCCGCAGGTGGCCGCGGCACTCGGCGAGGGCGCGGACGAACAGCTGCGCGCGGATCCCTGGCAGTTGCTGCGGGTCGCCGGCGTGCGGCCCGAGCAGGCCGACGGGTTCGCGCGGGCCCTGCTCGGCGCCGAGTGCGGTCCGGACGACGAGCGGCGGGGCCGGGCCGTCACCGTCTGGCTCCTGGAGCAGGCCGCGCTGGCCGGGCATACCGCCCTGGAGATGCCGGCGCTCCTCGCGGCCCTGGCCCAGCGGGGCGTGCCGGACCCCGACAGCGCCGTGCAGGACGCGATCGCGGAGGGTGACGCGCTGGTCTTCCAGGACGCGCTGGAGGAGACCGGTGCCGCGCCGGCACCGGCCGGGGAAGAGGACACGGAGGAGGACGAGGAGCGTCCGGTCCGTGTCCTGGCCGGGCTTGAGCGGTACGCGCTCGCGGAGGAGAGCCTGGCCGACGGTCTGGCCCGGCTGGTGAACTCGGTGCCCAAGCAGGACGGTTCGGCCGAGGACTGGGAGCGGGTCGCCGCCGCGGCCCAGGGCTCGACGGGTGAGCTGCTCCGCGCGGTCGCCGCTCATGGCCTGGTCCTGCACACCGGGGGCGAGGCCTCCCTGACCGAGCCCGCGGCGCTGCTGACCGCCGCGCACACCCTCGGCCTGCGTGCCTGGGCCGCCACCCACGGCCCGATCGGCCGCACCCGCTTCGCGGCCCTGCTGGGCCGGCAGACAGCGCCCGGCACCCCGTCCACGGACGCCCACTCCCCCGTCGCCCACTCCCCCGTCACCACCGTCGCCGGACTGCTCTCCGGGGCCGAAGGACCTGGCCGGGATGCCGACGGGGCGCTCGACCTCGATCTGCTCGTCGTGCTCGACGCGCCGCAGCTGGATGTCGAGACGGCCGCGCTGCTGACGGAGTCGCTGCCGGACGGGGCGCGGCTGGTGCTGGCCGGGGACCCGGGGGTGCTGTGGTCCGTGGGTCCGGGCCGGGTGTTCGCGGATCTGCTCGCGGCGCGGATCTGCCCGCAGGTCGCCTCGCGGCAGCCGGATCCCGGGCCGCTGGGCGAGCTGGTCTCCGGTATCGGCATCGGCGAGCTGAACCAGGTCGAGGCCCCGGGCAAGGAGGTCGTGATCGTGCCCGTGCGGGACGCCGGCGAGGCCGTGCACCGGACGGTGCAGCTCGTCGTGGACTCGGTGCCGCGGGCGCTCGGCGTACCGGCCGAGGAGACGCGGGTGATCACACCGGGGCACGGCGGCGCCGTCGGCACGCGCGCGCTCAACGCGGCGTTGAAGGAGCGGCTCAATCCGGGCCCGGGCCGCTTCGGCGGCTTCGACCCCGGTGACCGGATCGTCTACTCCCCCGTGCCGGGCCGTGCGCTGCCGGGCCGCGTGGTGAAGGCGGATGCCGAGGGGCTGCACCTGTCGTGCGAGGGCGAGGCTGTCGTCGTCCCGAAGGAGCGGGTGGAGCAGTCCGTACGGCACGGCTGGGCGCTCACCGCGCACCAGGCGGTGGGGAGCCGGTGGCCCGCGGTGGTCGTGGTGCTGCCCGGCGATGCCGCGCAGGCCCTCAGCCGGCCGTGGGTGTACACGGCGTTCGGGCGGGCCGACCGCCATCTGTCCGTCGTGCACGGGGTGGAACAGGCGTTGGCCCGGGCCGTCGCCGAGGTTCCGGCGAAGCCCCGGACGACCCGGCTTCCGGTGCTGCTCGCCCCGCAGATCAGCGGCTGA
- a CDS encoding LLM class F420-dependent oxidoreductase, whose protein sequence is MQLGINLGYWGAGMDADNLAVAQEADRLGYAVCWAAEAYGSDAATVLTWVAAQTERIDVGSAIFQIPARQPAMTAMTAATLDSLSGGRFRLGLGVSGPQVSEGWYGVKFDKPLARTREYVEIVRKAMTRERLSYEGEHWTLPLPGGPGKPLKLTVHPQREHIPLYIAAIGPKNLEQTGEIADGALLIFPSAEHLEDTTIKYLRAGREKAGKTLDGFDVCPTLPLAVGDDKDVAALADTFRPYTALYVGGMGSPKQNFYNQLAQRMGYEKEAAEIQGKYLSGDKQGAAAAVPHELIDKTALLGSVDRIADRMKAYAEAGVTTLSLAPAGFTLDERLASLRAGTEALERAGLA, encoded by the coding sequence ATGCAGCTCGGTATCAACCTCGGCTACTGGGGTGCCGGAATGGACGCGGACAATCTGGCCGTCGCCCAGGAGGCCGACCGGCTCGGATACGCCGTCTGCTGGGCCGCCGAGGCCTACGGCTCCGACGCCGCCACCGTACTGACCTGGGTCGCCGCGCAGACCGAGCGGATCGACGTCGGCTCCGCCATCTTCCAGATCCCGGCCCGCCAGCCCGCGATGACCGCCATGACGGCAGCCACCCTCGACTCCCTCTCCGGCGGCCGGTTCCGCCTCGGACTCGGCGTCTCCGGCCCGCAGGTCTCCGAAGGCTGGTACGGCGTCAAGTTCGACAAGCCGCTGGCACGCACGCGTGAGTACGTCGAGATCGTCCGCAAGGCCATGACGCGCGAGCGTCTGTCCTACGAGGGCGAGCACTGGACGCTGCCGCTGCCCGGCGGTCCGGGCAAGCCCCTCAAGCTGACCGTGCACCCGCAGCGCGAGCACATCCCGCTGTACATCGCCGCGATCGGCCCGAAGAACCTGGAGCAGACCGGCGAGATCGCCGACGGCGCCCTGCTGATCTTCCCCTCCGCCGAGCACCTCGAGGACACGACGATCAAGTACCTGCGGGCCGGCCGTGAGAAGGCCGGCAAGACCCTCGACGGCTTCGACGTCTGCCCGACCCTGCCCCTCGCCGTCGGCGACGACAAGGACGTCGCCGCGCTCGCCGACACCTTCCGCCCCTACACCGCGCTGTACGTCGGCGGCATGGGCAGCCCCAAGCAGAACTTCTACAACCAGCTCGCCCAGCGCATGGGCTACGAGAAGGAGGCCGCCGAGATCCAGGGCAAGTACCTGTCCGGCGACAAGCAGGGCGCCGCGGCTGCCGTACCGCACGAGCTGATCGACAAGACCGCGCTGCTGGGTTCCGTCGACCGGATCGCGGACCGGATGAAGGCCTACGCGGAGGCCGGTGTCACCACCCTGAGCCTCGCCCCGGCGGGCTTCACGCTCGACGAGCGGCTCGCGTCTCTCCGCGCCGGCACGGAAGCCCTGGAGCGTGCGGGGCTCGCGTAA
- the chpH gene encoding chaplin ChpH, with translation MIKKVVAAAAATGGLVLAGAGLAVADSGAQGAAAHSPGVVSGNVIQAPVHVPVNVCGNTVSVIGLLNPAFGNTCVNK, from the coding sequence ATGATCAAGAAGGTCGTCGCTGCTGCGGCTGCCACCGGTGGGCTGGTTCTCGCGGGCGCGGGTCTGGCCGTCGCCGACTCGGGTGCCCAGGGTGCCGCCGCGCACTCCCCGGGTGTCGTGTCCGGCAACGTCATTCAGGCCCCCGTTCACGTCCCGGTGAACGTCTGCGGCAACACGGTCTCCGTGATCGGGCTGCTGAACCCCGCCTTCGGCAACACCTGCGTCAACAAGTGA
- a CDS encoding chaplin, with protein MRQVTRKGLMTVAAATGVIAAAGGSAHAASGAQGSGSGSPGVLSGNSVQAPVHAPVNVCGNTVNVIGVLNPSVGNSCANQDGGSSSEGHGDSGGHDGSHAGGHAGDSPGVGSGNHVQAPIHVPVNVCGNSVDVVGVGNSSTGDDCANGGSGGHHANPPGGGNENPGQPGDPGNPGNPGDPGNPGNPGDPGDPGNPGSPGGPGDLGGPGTPGTPPGAYTETPGGSSHGNKPGSQFVTQPKGDAQLASTGSDLPLGLALPAGAGALLAGSILYRKARTSA; from the coding sequence ATGCGACAGGTCACCCGCAAGGGTCTGATGACCGTGGCGGCCGCGACCGGCGTGATCGCCGCCGCGGGCGGCTCCGCTCACGCCGCCTCGGGCGCACAGGGCTCCGGTTCCGGCTCGCCCGGCGTGCTGTCCGGGAACTCGGTGCAGGCGCCGGTGCACGCGCCGGTCAACGTGTGCGGGAACACGGTCAACGTGATCGGTGTCCTCAACCCGTCGGTGGGCAACTCGTGTGCCAACCAGGACGGTGGATCGTCGTCGGAGGGACACGGCGATTCAGGCGGCCACGACGGCTCGCACGCGGGCGGCCACGCCGGCGACTCGCCGGGCGTCGGCTCGGGCAACCACGTCCAGGCGCCGATCCACGTGCCGGTGAACGTCTGCGGCAACAGCGTCGACGTCGTCGGCGTCGGCAACTCCAGCACGGGCGACGACTGCGCGAACGGCGGCTCCGGCGGGCACCACGCCAACCCGCCCGGCGGCGGCAACGAGAACCCGGGACAGCCGGGTGACCCGGGCAACCCCGGCAACCCGGGTGACCCCGGAAACCCGGGCAACCCCGGTGATCCGGGCGATCCCGGGAACCCGGGCAGCCCCGGCGGCCCGGGTGACCTGGGCGGCCCCGGCACCCCGGGCACGCCGCCCGGTGCGTACACCGAGACGCCGGGCGGCTCCTCGCACGGCAACAAGCCGGGCAGCCAGTTCGTCACCCAGCCCAAGGGCGACGCCCAGCTCGCCAGCACCGGCAGCGACCTGCCGCTCGGCCTCGCCCTGCCGGCCGGCGCGGGCGCGCTGCTCGCGGGCTCGATCCTCTACCGCAAGGCGCGCACCTCGGCCTGA
- a CDS encoding DUF5703 family protein translates to MPEYEFVDVYVPRGVSRKETARLLTDHAEYGHWELYRLSLLRDGSRKVRLRRRIIRQVRATW, encoded by the coding sequence ATGCCGGAATACGAATTTGTCGACGTGTACGTACCGCGCGGGGTCTCCCGCAAGGAGACGGCACGTCTGCTGACGGACCATGCCGAGTACGGACACTGGGAGTTGTACCGTCTGAGCCTGCTGCGCGACGGCAGCCGCAAGGTGCGGTTGCGCCGGCGGATCATCCGTCAGGTGCGGGCCACGTGGTGA
- a CDS encoding aldo/keto reductase, which translates to MEQRHLGRTGLRVSRIGLGTLTWGRDTDEHDAADLMKTFWEAGGTLVDTADVYGDGEAEYLLGRLMDGLVPRRDLVVSTKAGSVPDPDRRFDTSRGHLLAALDASLSRLGTDYVDLWHVHAFDPDTPLEETLQALDLAVASGRARYAAVSNFCGWQLAKAATWQLAAPGTRTRLAATQLEYSLLQRGIEREVLPAALDLGIGLLPSSPLGRGVLTGKYRGATTPPDSRGASEHLAPFVAPYLDDTAGRIVDAVTTAADGLAVTPLQVALAWVRDRPGVAAPIVGARNALQLTAALSVETLSLPDEICRALDDVSAPVHRYPDHDWSTL; encoded by the coding sequence ATGGAGCAGAGGCATCTCGGCCGCACCGGCCTGCGTGTGTCCCGGATCGGGCTCGGCACCCTGACCTGGGGACGGGACACCGACGAGCACGACGCCGCGGACCTGATGAAGACGTTCTGGGAAGCGGGCGGGACCCTCGTCGACACCGCGGACGTGTACGGCGACGGAGAGGCCGAGTACCTGCTCGGCAGGCTCATGGACGGCCTGGTGCCCCGCCGGGACCTGGTCGTGTCCACCAAGGCCGGCAGCGTGCCGGACCCCGACCGCCGCTTCGACACCTCCCGCGGCCATCTGCTCGCCGCGCTGGACGCCTCACTCTCCCGGCTCGGCACCGACTACGTCGACCTGTGGCACGTGCACGCCTTCGACCCGGACACCCCGCTGGAGGAGACGCTCCAGGCCCTCGACCTCGCGGTCGCCAGCGGCCGGGCCCGCTACGCCGCCGTGTCCAACTTCTGCGGCTGGCAGCTGGCCAAGGCCGCGACCTGGCAGCTGGCGGCCCCCGGCACCCGGACCCGGCTGGCGGCTACGCAGCTGGAGTACTCGCTGCTCCAGCGGGGCATCGAGCGCGAGGTGCTGCCGGCCGCGCTGGACCTGGGCATCGGGCTGCTGCCGTCCTCGCCGCTGGGGCGCGGGGTGCTCACGGGCAAGTACCGGGGCGCCACGACACCGCCGGACTCGCGCGGTGCCTCGGAGCACCTCGCGCCGTTCGTCGCGCCGTATCTGGACGACACGGCGGGGCGCATCGTGGACGCCGTGACGACCGCGGCCGACGGTCTCGCGGTGACGCCGCTCCAGGTGGCGCTGGCCTGGGTCCGCGACCGGCCGGGAGTGGCCGCGCCCATCGTCGGCGCGCGCAACGCGCTGCAGCTCACGGCGGCATTGTCAGTGGAGACCCTTAGTCTTCCTGACGAGATCTGCCGGGCGCTCGACGACGTGTCGGCGCCGGTGCACCGCTATCCCGATCACGACTGGAGCACGCTGTGA
- a CDS encoding SCO1664 family protein encodes MSAPERIPPRSVTPPPDAAELLARGELTVRGRIREASNAALYCTVSHEGRDAACIYKPVAGERPLWDFPDGTLAQREVAAYEVSEATGWSLVPPTVLRGGPYGEGMCQLWVEAAPEAELLALVDGEEPEPGWKAIGFAEVGEGRTALLVHADDERLRRLAVLDAVVNNADRKGGHLLPTGEGRLYGIDHGVTFNVENKLRTLLWGWAGEPLTREAVDVLDGLRKDLAEDGPLTARLRPLITGAEIDATRARVGALLASGKHPEPSGEWPAIPWPPV; translated from the coding sequence ATGTCCGCGCCAGAACGGATACCGCCGCGGAGCGTGACACCTCCTCCGGACGCCGCCGAACTGCTCGCCCGGGGCGAACTCACCGTGCGCGGACGCATCCGTGAGGCGTCCAACGCGGCCCTGTACTGCACGGTGTCCCACGAGGGCCGGGACGCGGCCTGCATCTACAAGCCGGTCGCCGGGGAGAGGCCCCTGTGGGACTTCCCCGACGGGACGCTCGCCCAGCGCGAGGTCGCCGCGTACGAAGTGTCCGAGGCCACCGGCTGGAGCCTCGTCCCGCCCACCGTGCTGCGGGGCGGCCCCTACGGCGAGGGCATGTGCCAGCTGTGGGTCGAGGCGGCACCGGAGGCGGAGCTGCTCGCGCTGGTCGACGGCGAGGAACCGGAGCCCGGCTGGAAGGCGATCGGCTTCGCCGAGGTCGGCGAGGGCCGCACCGCGCTCCTCGTGCACGCGGACGACGAGCGGCTGCGGCGGCTCGCGGTGCTGGACGCCGTCGTCAACAACGCCGACCGCAAGGGCGGGCACCTGCTGCCGACCGGCGAGGGGCGCCTGTACGGGATCGACCACGGCGTCACCTTCAACGTCGAGAACAAGCTGCGGACCCTGCTGTGGGGCTGGGCGGGGGAGCCCCTCACGCGGGAGGCCGTCGACGTCCTGGACGGCCTCAGGAAGGACCTGGCGGAGGACGGTCCGCTCACCGCCCGGCTCCGGCCGCTGATCACCGGTGCGGAGATCGACGCCACACGCGCGCGGGTCGGCGCGCTGCTCGCCTCGGGGAAGCATCCGGAGCCGAGCGGGGAGTGGCCGGCGATTCCCTGGCCGCCCGTGTAG
- a CDS encoding DUF3090 domain-containing protein — translation MSRQVFLYDHPERFVAGTVGLPGRRSFFLQASAGSRVTSVALEKTQVAALAERMDELLDEVVRRSGGSAAVPAVAPSEITDTAPLDTPIEEEFRVGTMALAWDGEEELMIVEAQALVELDADSEEDLAEAEERLLQDEENGPPMLRVRLTGAQARAFAKRALDIVNAGRPPCPLCSLPLDPEGHVCPRQNGYRRGA, via the coding sequence GTGTCCCGTCAGGTGTTCCTCTACGACCATCCGGAGCGCTTCGTGGCCGGTACGGTCGGACTGCCCGGGCGCCGTTCGTTCTTCCTCCAGGCCTCCGCCGGCTCCCGGGTGACCAGCGTGGCCCTGGAGAAGACCCAGGTCGCCGCGCTCGCCGAACGCATGGACGAGCTGCTCGACGAAGTCGTACGCCGTAGCGGGGGCAGCGCCGCCGTCCCCGCCGTCGCACCGTCCGAGATCACCGACACCGCTCCGCTGGACACCCCCATCGAGGAGGAGTTCCGGGTCGGCACCATGGCGCTCGCCTGGGACGGCGAGGAGGAGCTGATGATCGTCGAGGCGCAGGCGCTCGTCGAGCTCGACGCCGACTCCGAGGAGGACCTCGCCGAGGCCGAGGAACGGCTGCTCCAGGACGAGGAGAACGGGCCCCCGATGCTGCGCGTCCGGCTCACCGGCGCGCAGGCGAGGGCCTTCGCCAAGCGCGCCCTCGACATCGTCAACGCCGGGCGGCCGCCGTGCCCGCTGTGCAGCCTCCCGCTCGACCCGGAAGGACACGTATGTCCGCGCCAGAACGGATACCGCCGCGGAGCGTGA
- a CDS encoding histidine phosphatase family protein translates to MPTLILVRHGRSTANTEGLLAGWTPGVALDERGAAQAAALPGRLAELPLAEIVTSPLQRCQETIRPLLQARPELTAHTDERIGECHYGDWSGRKLDELKDQPLMEVVQAHPSAAAFPGGESMRAMQTRAAEAVREWNARVERDHGADAVYLMCSHGDVIKSLVADALGLHLDLFQRIAVEPCSITAIRYTRLRPFLVRLGDTGDFTSLVPREEPPGDEAPVGGGAGAP, encoded by the coding sequence ATGCCCACGTTGATCCTGGTCCGGCACGGACGTTCCACCGCCAACACCGAGGGACTGCTCGCCGGCTGGACGCCCGGTGTCGCCCTCGACGAACGCGGCGCGGCGCAGGCCGCCGCGCTGCCCGGGCGGCTCGCCGAGCTGCCCCTCGCCGAGATCGTCACCAGCCCGCTCCAGCGCTGCCAGGAGACGATCCGGCCCCTCCTCCAGGCCCGGCCGGAGCTCACCGCGCACACCGACGAGCGCATCGGCGAGTGCCACTACGGCGACTGGTCGGGGCGCAAGCTCGACGAGCTGAAGGACCAGCCCCTGATGGAGGTGGTGCAGGCGCACCCCTCCGCGGCGGCGTTCCCCGGCGGGGAGTCCATGCGGGCCATGCAGACACGCGCCGCCGAGGCCGTACGCGAGTGGAACGCGCGCGTGGAGCGCGACCACGGCGCCGACGCCGTCTACCTCATGTGCTCGCACGGCGACGTCATCAAGTCGCTCGTCGCTGACGCACTCGGGCTTCATCTCGACCTCTTCCAGCGGATTGCCGTTGAACCGTGTTCCATCACGGCGATCCGCTACACACGACTACGACCGTTTCTCGTCCGCCTCGGCGACACGGGGGACTTCACGTCCCTGGTGCCGCGCGAGGAACCGCCGGGCGACGAGGCCCCCGTCGGGGGTGGTGCGGGCGCACCGTGA